One Argentina anserina chromosome 6, drPotAnse1.1, whole genome shotgun sequence genomic window, TTATAGTTCAAGAAATAAATAACAGTTGTTGACTTGACTCGTTGCATTTAACAAATGTAACATGTATCCACAAGCACgcgtacaaaaatcaaactgCAGGAATAAATCAGCGCTGACAATGAACTTGGTACCAATGgtattaataaataataacgCATTCGATTAACTAATAACTATATACTGGAAGCATGTGTGGAATATGGAAATGTGGTAGGTATTGATGTGAGCTTGCCTGTGAAAACAGTCCTCTTGCTTTATTTTACAAAGTGATGGATCCAATAGATCCAACTCAACTTCTATTAGACCAATTGCTTTGTTTAATGCGTCTACAAAATTAATTGATTAAGGTTACAAAGTAGTATGCAGAATTAATGTGGGATGTTGTATACAAAATTAAACATTGCTATCTTGTGACTTCTGTTGATTTAGTCGCCGCACTAATTTCACCAAGATGAATTCGAGAGCTGCTGAATGACAGGGCAGCAATGTCATTGGTGCTTGTTATGTTGAGCATTCAGGATGTAGCAATGGTTGCAGTAATTCACCCCGATATATTAGCTATTGAGTTCTTGGTGGAGATATGAAAATGTTAGCTTTGGTCAACCTTGCATGAAATGATTTTGTTCGACAAGTACCATCTTGCATCAGTTGCATGACATGTTAGTCTATTATACGTGTCATTGgtgtcaatatatatatatactgagcTTCGAGAAGTCAACAACTTGTCACCAATATTGAAATATAAGCTTGTGGAAGAATTTCAATTTAAAGGGGTTAACGAGGCAATACCCTGTGGCTGAGTGAATAGCTGAATCAATCAGCAGTGAGTGACTGCAGTGTTCTTTACTTCGTCAATATGAAGACTGATCGAGTTCGTTTTAGAAAAACTAGTTCAAGAGCAAACAATCTGTGCTACATATGCACAGAGACCTTCCTTGTAAAGGGGACAGTACTATAAATTTTCGATATCTGTTTTCTAAAATGATGCATATCTCTCAGATTGTTTTCTGgtggttttcttgttctttatCCAGAGTGTGATATGAGCAGAGGGTTTTCGGCATACAATCTCAATCCTTTGTAAAGATAGTTGGTGTCTTACATAATATAACACAAGTTGTTCTAGCTGACGAATAATGGAATGTgaatatcatcatcatcatcatcatcatcatcatcagctagctagcttaatATATTCTCGGTAAGCCTCAAGTAAAATTGAACTCTATCGGGCCTCTAGTGAAAAAGATAGTCTGTTGGATGAAGAACTCTCATGCTGACTTGAAGAGGAAGCCGTACATAAAAGATGCATTTCCGTGAAGAAGCCTGGTTGTTTTGGACGTGGCAGCGTAATATCATCACTACTTAGCATCAGAACCACGGTTGACATATTAGGCCTGTCTTCTGGACTCTGTTGCACACATAATAGAGCCACATGGACTGATCGTTATACCTCTGACATATTGCTGGTGTTATCGTTCTTCATAGATGCATGCACTAGTTCAAATGGCTTGCCTTCTATGAAGAGCCTCCAGGCCTGTTTCAAGATATTGAGTTCTGCATTTAGTAAAGTTAGCTAATGAGGATAGAGTACACTTGTGATGAAACACTTACATGTCCAAGAAGGTTAAGCTTGTGGTCAGGGTGAGAAAATCCTCTGTTTTTCTTTCCACTCACTATCTCAAGTACCAACACACCAAAGCTGAAGACATCAGATTTCACCGAGAAGACACCATCAATTGCATATTCCGGAGACATGTAACCACTGCAAACCATAGTAATAAATCATTGTCATATGTAACGGTGGCAAAACAGTGACTTACAATATGTATTGATGGTCCTTACTATGTTCCAACCACTCTCTTTGTATTTGCTTCAGTTTCATCTCCTCCAAAACTTCTAGCAATGCCAAAATCTGAGATTTTCGGATTCAGTTCATAGTCTAGTAAAATATTGCTAGCTTTTAGATCACGGTGGATTATCCTCAGTCTGGAATCGTGATGAAGGAAAGTAACCCTCTAGCTATCCCTCTGATAATGTGGAAGCGCTTAGGCCAATCCAGAATTATACTTTGTTGTTCATCTGCCCAAGTTTGAAAGGATAATTAGAAAATCTAATGGGGTATTTTGGAATAATACAAATTACTGATTAATGATTTAGCAATAAGTCAGTTAGAGCCAAACACAAAAGGGAGGGGAAAATGCCAAACCAAATATGAAGAAGTCTAAGCTCTTGTTGGGCATGTATTCATATATCAACAACCTCTCTTGGCCTTCAATGCAACATCCTAGAAGCTTCACAAGGTTGCGGTGCTGAAGTTTGGAAATGCATAATACTTCATTCTTGAACTCTTTGATTCCCTGTCTTGTACATTTTGAAAGCCTTTTGACCCCTTTCTTGCCCCTCTATAAATTTTCCCTGTAGGATGTTATTCTTGTTATTATTCACAGtattcattgtaaaatcaacCAACAGTAGACTAAAAATCTGTCATGCCAAAAAAGGATTCATCTTTATCTACAGAAAATGATCTAACATTAATAATAACTACTGAACACATATACCTCTGTGCTGCGATTGGAAgcataaattatatattattgctACTTGTGTCATCATTCTTACTGCAGACAGTGAAATGCCAAGTGCGTCTTTTGAAATTCGTAAACACAAAATTTCATATTTGATTACACCACCCATTGGGGAGGAGTTCCTCACAATTGCTACAAAAAATTACCTTATAAACTGGGCCAAAACCACCCTTTCCAAGCTTGTTAGCAGCAGAAAAGTTGTTGGTGGCATCTACTATTGTACTAAAACTAAATAATGGTAGCTCTAGATTTCCATCTTGGCATTCTTCATTGCGGTCTTGCTGTCGAGTATGCAACATATTTGCTACAATTAGAATGGATTATCGAAGAATTAGAGATCATGAATGTATCCGCTGTGATCAAATTTTGTGTCAGACTGTCAGTATAGTACAGATAGTCATACCTAATCTCTTAGTCAGCttctgtttcttcttcttctccattctTTGAGGTTCATTGTCTTTTTATACAAGGAATGCTGTGTATCTGGAAATTTAATGCCAGAATATTTCATAAAACCCTCTCCATCCCCACAATCCAGTGGAGTCTTTCGTACACAGCCATGTGACCAATCTACCATTTCCCAGTCTTGGGGGGACTTTGGCGTAAAACCTTCCAAGCATCCACAAGAAGGAGAGTTGTTAATGTTGCAACTACCATATGCGCCACATATTGCATACCTGTCACAATCATCTATTTGTGCTTTCAGGTAAAGGCTCCAATCCTGAATTCTATCAATCCATGTAAAACGCTGAAGGTTTCCACTGAGGCTTAATGTTAACCTTGTTGAAATTGCACTGTTAATGAGTTGGTAATGGTAATATATTTCCTCCTCATTAAATACAAACTCGTAGGTGTATATAGGATTTGGTTTCAGATTAGGCATACCGGTAAACCTGAGACCATTCCAAAGTCCGGATCTAAACTGCACTACAGAACCTTTCTTAAGCAAAAATTGTGGTATCCCAGTTGTATCAAGCTTATTCGTATAAACCCCTGGAGAAGGATCCTGATCACTCTTCCACGATGTTAGGAACCGATTCAGATCTGTTACCAAGTTCACTCCATATTTCATGGCAGGTAGAATTGTATTGCATGGATAATCAAAACTCTGCCACAAGAAAGTTTCTGGGTCATTATAATTTCTCACAACTAAATTACCTGTGTCCAAAAGCTGTGCAACTGGAGCGGTTGCTGATTTAGTTGAATTGGCAGACCAAATTGTGGTGTTAGCTTCATCTACAAGGACAAGAGTTTTCTGGTCAGAAAACTTAGCTGAATAAGTGGGGGTATAGCTCTTAGCAACTCTATCTCAAACTGCTACAGGTTGAAACTATGGTCTTGCCATCTATAAGTCACTTAATATTAACAGAGTGCAATGGTGCAGATTACATAAACAGTGGAGACATGCAGAAACTAAACTAAACCAAAAGAAGACGCATTTTATTGAAGTTAATTGCGATAGAGAATTTCAGGTAGGAGATTAAGTTAGATAGCAAAAGCAGGATATGAGATGCAGAGGCTGCAGAAGTAAATTAATTCCTTCAAGTGCATGTAAAGCTATGAAGTATGAATGTAACTTCCGAAATTTTAACTAATCGTCTGACCAACCGGTTGAAGTTTGAATTGGCTTAAGAAGCTGATGTATCTGTCATATTGACAAGTCTTCTATTTCATAAGTTGACTATGCGCTAATAGAATTTAAGATCATATTAGTTAAACCCTTGAATATCAGACATTCAGACTATCAGTTGCAGTAGATAAATGTGCCTACCTTGCGAAACCCTTATTTAGGACATTGTTGAGTTTGATTCAGAAGTAGATGTaacaaccctaaaatttcaagtttaaaaacttaaaattcaaagtcgagaagcaccaaaacaaatctcaaatattcgaaatcgttttaaatgcacagcggatcattactgagttctcaatacaactcagaaaaccaattattacaacccaaatttataattcaacattacataagatggaaatgtaataatcctcacaatctctttcaaaactcacaaataaatccacaccaattctcacacacaaatccacgctagaaacctcaccacaaacaggatacgaacgacttcgagtctccggagtcgtcactcaatctccactaatcaacacatgcggaattatcccctacaccatcgaattggtgcactgggattgtaaacacaaacccggtaagcttataactcgtatgagtaaaatgaaaatataactcgcatatcaaaatatacgaaattccacaaatcaacaaatataaatgtactcatgagttaatggacggcccatctggttgtcccaaaaacatatgaaaagaaagtgctcatgagaaatcgggaacccttctggttacccaaatacatttaaaatacgggtactaatgaacgctggtacacatctgttacccctcacgtaatacaccgccgatattgggcaaccacccgctacccaacatcaaaacaatatgagtactcatgagcagataaccacctgttacctcacatgcagtactccggcagacagactagagctctaactgtatcgtaactttcgcccggccaaaggctaggttccgacttgccaaacacgtacaataatctcacatcatattgtacaaaaatcaagtccgaagacaaatcaacattttaacaatctccatgttaaaattcacgtacaataatctcacatcatattgtacaaatcaaaatcacatgctcgataaaatcttgtcatcgaaatgacatcatcacaataaaatcataatagtacattatatagcaaactatatatatatatgtacctatttaccatttatacaatatatatataatccactatatcatatacatgtcataattcataaacacgtccgaagacaaaacgtttaacaaacaccatattaaaatcacgtacaataatcacacctcatattgtacaaattaaatcacatgctcgtcatataattctcgtcatcgaaatgaccaattccaatgaattcataacaatatataatatagcaaactatatatatatgtacttattaccatttatagaatatatatgtaatccactatatcgtatacatgtcgtatttcaatatttaaaactcttgcaaaaatcttgaaatcaccgcaagggtagattcgtaaatatgtgagattttactcaccttatcaactcgagcgtaattccacaatttccgaagataatttctttcctttatttatcgatcaccttgaaagaTAAGAAacgaatttagaaacgtttcgtaaacctttaaatgccgtaacagtaataatctgttactgttcagcaatttatggttttacgaattactattcactgagtactattcacgtatttactattcatgtattaatgtacaaatactcatccattacgtattcatgtacgagtacatactgtttatgtatttctgtacgtataaatactattcaaagtacatactgtctcagtaaatattaactactgatttacccttctgaaattactttttacatttactgaaagtaatttatatttatatttaccgtatgtaaaataaagttacatttaccgcacgtaaaaataaattacaaaattacccttcggaaacactgtttcacgcgccacctccggcaggccgcgcgtggcgctcacgcgccactcactgtggcagcgcgtggggcacacgcgccgacaccaaccaaggcgcgtatgacgccaccgccaccccaaaaccatcctcCTTTCTTCCCCTCTCCTCCCTCCGGTCCTAGGCCACCCCTACGCCAcctcacactcccacacgcgccgcttaaCGCGGCGGTAATCCACCCTCCCTCAACGATCTCCAATCTCCacaaaaatcacaaacaaCCAACAATCTTCAATCACAAACACTCAATTAATCGATCCCTTACCTCAATCGTTCCTCAAAGTCACAGTGACGTCGCCGGAGGAGGTAGAACCATGCGAAGGTGAAGGTTGAGCCGAGGGTGTGATGGTGACTCGATATGCGCCTCAATTGGTTGCAGGTGGTGCCAAGGAGGAGAGGCGGCGACAATGAGCTAGTCCCCGTGCCCTAGCTTCGCCGGTGAAGATGCGTGATGCAGCGGGGTAACCTCCGAGCTTCGGGTTATCTCAACGAAGCTCTAGACGACGATGAGCGGTGCGGCGAGCTTGGGGTTTGGTGAGATGGACCTCGCGAAGCCGTAGGGAGTAGCGGTGTAGAACACAACCGCCTGGATATAGAGATCGCTGGCGATGGAGTTTTCGAAGGGAAGGAGGCTCGGGAAggtgagagagaaggagggaggcgcgggttTCGGAGAGAGAATAaggtttctgaaaatggaaaccctacttctgattaatttccttttatacccctttccaaattggaagctaacttctatcgttaataacttttacgtacatcgtccgattcgaacgcgtcacacgtccacgcactcgtatcgacgagctctacgactttcgtgaagaaagttttcacaaacgatcgacggagtaaaagtcgatgtTTACGTCTcggaaacgtaatgtttttctaaataaacgttccgttaacgtttccgttaacgtttccgttttcaattTCCGACTTCGCAAGGCGGcacaaacacgtttaatgaatttcacatacTTTATAAATTCAAAAGTGATCTAAAACtcattccgaaaaatcgggttattacagtagCAAATGAATTACTTTGTTTTGATATTATGCAACCATAACTTTAGCAAAAGTTAGATGTCCGATACCATCTTAGGACACAGCACCGGATGACTGTAACATGAAATGTGTATGAGTAACAGCAGAGAACTATTCCGAATTCAATATCATTTGACTAAAAACACTCATACTATAAGAAAGGCTATTATTGGATCTTTTGTTGCTGGCTAGCTTCTTCAACAGGACTCGTTCTGTAATGATAATTTAGCCTGGACCGATTCGATGGTAATTGTCAGGATGGATACAATCCAAAGTTGACCAGGAAACTAAACAAAACATGTCTTGAATTACAAGTCAGCTCAACATACATACTAGTATAGTATAGAACAAGATAAGAAGGAAATAAAGACCGAACAGCTATGTACCACTGACACCGACACCAACACGGCGCGACACCACGACACGGCAAATCTAAAAAACATAGATCTCGACACGGCGTCGACACGACAAtctatataaaatttaatctatttattaatacataaaagaaatatataacacatgaaataatgtcaaattaaaatttcaagttCATTCCATTGTATaacaattaaaaacaaataaatctaAGAAAAGAAAGGGAAAACAATGGGACTGAAACaaattttgggtttttttttctgtttagttttcatttttctgtttttataatCAAAAAAGTCAATATTGATGACACGCCACGTGGAGTGTCGGACACGGTGTCGGAAAGTGTCGGAGTATCGGGAAGTGTCGGACACTTCGACACTTCAATCTTAgaagtgtcggtgctacatagcCGAACAGAGGGTAGGTACATGCACCAACCGTGATCACCACCTAAAGCCAAAGCAATGTTCTTTTCGTGGTGGGGTGTAAACTGGGGATTGAGAAGTCAATAGTGGAGGATTCATTTCCAATCTCTGAATGATAAAATACAGTTAGGTTACTTGAACGAGTTGAATCATTCATTGTTGGATCCCATTTGGGCGTCTAAGGTTTAGACATTTGGTCTTTAAGATTCGGATTTAATCCTCAAGGTTTCATTGTTGGATTCCAGTAGTAATAATCCGATTTGACATagaaaaactttttttttttgttgaataaCGAACTTTCATTCATTAATCGAGGGGCAAGCCCAATTACAAATCCCCCAAACACGAGACCGGAAAAACCAGCTAGTAACTAAGAGCACGGACCATCAACTCAATCACACAAGAAGGAGTGATCGAAAAATTAATCCAAAAAAACAACTTAGACACTCTAAGAAAACCACTAGAAATTACGAAAACAGTTAAATCTGAGAAGAACCTGCAGAAGACTACCTGCTTATGCAGGTCATTTAATGGCCTGAGAAATTTCTTTCAATTCTCAGGGCACATCAAtcttcaaaaatttaatttagagGTACGGAACACCCAATTGCAATGACCGTACTTAAATCACCATTATTGCCCTGTTCCTACTTAAAGCCTATCACTTTCTACCTGCTGTATAAGCTCCAGCCTTCTAGTTTTCCTACTAATAACAGTAACTTTGAAGCATCACTAGAACATTATATGAAGCTCGACTTTCCTACAttttttcatgttcttcaaagCTAATTACTAATGGAAATCTTTCCAATGCGTTTTGTTGTCTCAGCATTTCTCTTATCCATCCTAAGCACCTCCACTACCAGTATACAAGACAGTGAAGACACCATTACCA contains:
- the LOC126798669 gene encoding LOW QUALITY PROTEIN: G-type lectin S-receptor-like serine/threonine-protein kinase At4g27290 (The sequence of the model RefSeq protein was modified relative to this genomic sequence to represent the inferred CDS: inserted 3 bases in 2 codons; substituted 1 base at 1 genomic stop codon), whose translation is MEKKKKQKLTKRLANMLHTRQQDRNEECQDGNLELPLFSFSTIVDATNNFSAANKLGKGGFGPVYKGKFIEGQEXGVKRLSKCTRQGIKEFKNEVLCISKLQHRNLVKLLGCCIEGQERLLIYEYMPNKSLDFFIFDEQQSIILDWPKRFHIIRGIARGLLXLHHDSRLRIIHRDLKASNILLDYELNPKISDFGIARSFGGDETEANTKRVVGTYGYMSPEYAIDGVFSVKSDVFSFGVLVLEIVSGKKNRGFSHPDHKLNLLGHAWRLFIEGKPFELVHASMKNDNTSNMSEVXRSVHVALLCVQQSPEDRPNMSTVVLMLSSDDITLPRPKQPGFFTEMHLLCTASSSSQHESSSSNRLSFSLEAR